Proteins found in one Neodiprion lecontei isolate iyNeoLeco1 chromosome 6, iyNeoLeco1.1, whole genome shotgun sequence genomic segment:
- the LOC107218072 gene encoding LOW QUALITY PROTEIN: peritrophin-1-like (The sequence of the model RefSeq protein was modified relative to this genomic sequence to represent the inferred CDS: substituted 1 base at 1 genomic stop codon) translates to MKAFVHLFFALAILAVAYASDQCPKVNGEYVEHLANPVDCRTFFKCETGVPILQEXPKGLEYDAQLEVCDWPESANCLTAEYFQKY, encoded by the exons ATGAAAG CATTTGTCCACTTGTTTTTCGCCCTGGCTATTTTGGCAGTGGCCTACGCCTCCGATCAGTGTCCGAAAGTAAACGGTGAATACGTCGAGCATCTCGCTAATCCAGTCGACTGCAGGACCTTCTTTAAATGCGAAACCGGTGTTCCCATTCTGCAAGAATGACCCAAAGGTCTGGAATACGATGCTCAATTGGAAGTTTGTGACTGGCCCGAAAGTGCCAACTGCCTAACAgcggaatattttcaaaaatactgA
- the LOC107218077 gene encoding trithorax group protein osa: protein MAGFKMATTAFCLLLAVYQVQQINAVVNKGSVSSQPSKDGAIASGENDRISNSYGPPQLNDLYGPPPGPPRFHGPAPAYGPPPSAPVYGPPPPRKPKPSYGPPKPQYGPPKPQYGPPKQQYGPPKQQYGPPAPGYEGPPPPPPSIKYGPPPKIRNQYGPPKSGHGPPIPISVETYGPPKKEVSISFNSGPPQDNYGPPPPPPPSVQIPLRQAHPPQQQYGPPPGVPAPPTPPDIKYDGWQPIAGLVGTPSEGGHAGYGSSSSYSSSSSSSSSSSYSHSHSHSHSSSSSADGEFQSDILTGARYPAGNVPSDSYGQPIHSAEAQDLKSSVQQSSAASDSHGLPPPPLPRYEEHSSKDYAHGSSANSESLKLDQYHQHLEQEQQLQLQEQPLPQPQYGAPSLSIEPSVQYGIPNPEPISIVKTVAFELLPTTETHQGGSVSSFGGGSSIDAFSTGGASISLPPSGGYGLPVSSVDGGLGVDFNVHSLGSSIGSSSIGSSSSFGVESSHGLSIGGELVQPPPLTSSLPISDTYGAPPLSSYSANGPYPASQGIRSSAGSFHSSFGSNFHKQNSGGHNRHSHRNHGPPPFRHGPAFPPPSSFIPPRNRPPIKFRNQIPPEVVNAIRHYDVPPQGGANQPFKIHGLPSLHGGSHGGDQQLHLTSNSQFSSGGGYFGGSGGSSFGSNSAFAAPNVNYGTPLTFNSFNTPAPVLTYGAPNFGPTPSFVSTSTSSDAGSSLYSSLGGSALTTTYGTPILQQQVPHDCPSLQRGNQNIGNQISLDTSGAQHSFGSSTSGSSASSFANSVASSVSGLSFGSLTGGSGVAHVGPGSAANFYDAPAVNELSLQVHQQPNTDLKDSYGNPIGVRYGVADQSAAALTSNDIHVSSSLSSASSSSNLLTNQVQVNSIPYTGNYLGDATSAEALTAALTAQGFGQSKHAEHAVDASRYFETHEGSEALALAQGLTATGTDGFQIQGTKGTYSLQIQPADGGLGTENSDGSIRHEQVLSNGLLQDILAAIEQPQNGHVEVQGPPQVQHLEEVYGDLAHAASGNIYGDESQAIVEDLLKRTGNADNQAKHIEVGNDAENRADQKAEASSADSETSASEDSKIALFFKSNNSESNNSKSTSSSEGNKSSD, encoded by the exons ATGGCTGGATTCAAG ATGGCGACTACGGCGTTCTGCCTGCTTCTGGCTGTCTACCAGGTCCAGCAGATCAACGCGGTCGTGAATAAGGGATCGGTCTCGTCGCAGCCGTCGAAAGACGGCGCGATTGCGTCTGGAGAGAACGACAGGATTAGCAACTCGTACGGACCACCGCAACTCAACGACCTTTACGGCCCACCACCAGGCCCACCGAGGTTCCACGGACCCGCACCAGCCTACGGACCTCCACCCTCCGCCCCAGTTTACGGACCACCACCGCCTCGGAAACCGAAGCCAAGCTACGGTCCCCCGAAGCCACAGTATGGGCCACCAAAACCGCAGTATGGGCCTCCGAAGCAGCAGTACGGCCCTCCCAAGCAGCAGTATGGGCCCCCGGCCCCAGGCTACGAGGGCCCGCCGCCTCCACCGCCTTCAATAAAGTACGGACCACCGCCTAAGATACGGAATCAGTACGGGCCCCCGAAGTCCGGCCACGGCCCACCGATACCGATTTCCGTTGAGACGTACGGGCCGCCCAAGAAGGAGGTTTCGATTTCGTTCAACTCCGGACCTCCTCAAGATAACTATGGTCCGCcaccacccccacccccatcGGTACAGATTCCGCTGCGACAGGCGCATCCCCCTCAACAGCAGTACGGACCGCCACCCGGCGTCCCGGCCCCGCCAACACCTCCGGACATAAAGTACGATGGGTGGCAGCCGATCGCTGGATTGGTTGGAACCCCGTCGGAAGGTGGACATGCTGGTTACGGTTCGTCGTCGTCGTACTCGTCGTCGAGTTCGAGCTCATCGTCATCATCCTACTCTCACTCGCACTCGCACTCGCACTCCTCATCGAGCTCGGCGGACGGTGAATTTCAGTCGGATATTCTCACCGGAGCGAGGTACCCGGCCGGAAACGTGCCGAGCGATTCTTACGGTCAACCAATCCACAGTGCCGAAGCTCAGGACTTGAAATCATCCGTACAGCAGTCCTCAGCGGCCTCTGATAGCCACGGATTGCCACCCCCACCTCTGCCGAGATACGAGGAACACTCGTCGAAGGACTACGCCCACGGCTCAAGCGCCAATTCCGAATCACTCAAGCTCGATCAGTATCATCAGCACCTTGAACAAGAGCAGCAGCTACAACTCCAGGAGCAACCGCTGCCACAGCCTCAGTACGGGGCTCCGAGCTTGTCCATCGAACCCAGTGTTCAGTACGGCATACCCAACCCCGAGCCGATTTCCATTGTGAAAACTGTAGCCTTCGAGCTGCTTCCGACGACTGAAACGCACCAGGGTGGCTCTGTGTCGTCGTTCGGCGGCGGCAGTTCCATCGACGCATTCTCAACCGGCGGCGCTAGCATCTCTCTGCCACCGTCCGGTGGCTACGGCCTCCCAGTCAGCTCTGTAGACGGTGGTCTCGGTGTTGATTTCAACGTTCATTCTCTCGGCAGCAGCATAGGCAGTAGCAGCATAGGTAGCAGCAGTAGTTTTGGCGTTGAATCATCCCACGGACTGTCCATCGGTGGGGAATTAGTTCAACCTCCGCCTCTGACGTCCTCGCTTCCGATTTCGGACACCTACGGCGCACCCCCGTTGTCGTCGTACTCGGCGAACGGACCGTACCCAGCGTCACAAGGGATAAGAAGCTCCGCCGGATCGTTCCACAGCTCGTTCGGTTCCAACTTCCACAAACAGAATTCGGGTGGACATAACCGACACAGTCACAGAAACCATGGACCCCCGCCATTCCGTCATGGACCCGCGTTTCCACCACCTAGCTCATTTATCCCCCCGAGGAACCGTCCGCCGATTAAATTCCGTAACCAGATACCGCCTGAGGTGGTGAACGCTATCAGGCATTACGATGTCCCGCCTCAAGGTGGAGCAAACCAGCCCTTCAAGATTCACGGGCTTCCCTCCCTGCACGGCGGATCTCACGGTGGCGATCAGCAGTTGCATCTAACTTCGAACAGCCAGTTCTCGTCGGGCGGTGGATACTTCGGCGGATCCGGCGGCTCCTCATTTGGCTCGAACTCGGCCTTTGCCGCTCCAAACGTCAATTACGGCACGCCTCTGACCTTCAACTCTTTCAACACCCCAGCCCCTGTACTCACCTACGGCGCACCAAACTTCGGACCGACTCCCTCCTTCGTTTCAACTTCGACATCGTCTGACGCGGGTAGCAGTTTGTACAGCAGCCTCGGCGGTAGTGCCCTGACCACCACCTACGGCACCCCCATTCTACAGCAGCAAGTCCCCCACGACTGTCCTAGTCTCCAGAGAGGGAACCAAAACATCGGAAACCAGATTTCCCTCGACACGAGTGGAGCGCAACACTCGTTCGGGTCATCGACTTCGGGATCCTCGGCGTCGAGCTTCGCGAATTCCGTAGCGAGCTCGGTGTCTGGGTTGTCATTCGGATCACTCACCGGTGGCAGCGGGGTGGCACATGTCGGTCCCGGAAGCGCCGCCAACTTTTACGACGCTCCAGCGGTGAACGAGCTCAGTTTGCAGGTTCACCAGCAGCCGAACACCGACCTCAAAGACAGCTACGGAAACCCGATCGGCGTACGATACGGCGTAGCTGACCAGAGCGCGGCAGCTCTGACCTCTAACGATATCCACGTGTCGTCAAGCTTATCCTCCGCGTCGTCCTCGTCTAATCTGCTCACCAACCAGGTGCAGGTCAATTCCATACCCTACACCGGAAACTACCTTGGCGACGCCACATCGGCGGAAGCTTTGACGGCCGCATTGACGGCGCAAGGATTCGGCCAGTCCAAGCATGCGGAGCACGCTGTCGATGCCAGTCGGTACTTTGAGACCCACGAGGGTAGCGAGGCTCTCGCCTTGGCCCAGGGCCTCACAGCAACCGGAACAGACGGATTCCAGATCCAGGGAACGAAGGGGACTTACTCGCTTCAGATCCAGCCTGCTGACGGCGGACTTGGCACCGAGAATTCCGACGGGAGCATCCGGCATGAACAGGTCCTTTCCAACGGCCTACTTCAGGACATTCTCGCAGCGATAGAGCAGCCCCAGAACGGACACGTCGAGGTCCAGGGTCCCCCGCAGGTTCAGCATCTCGAGGAGGTCTACGGTGATCTGGCACACGCTGCCAGTGGCAACATATACGGCGACGAGTCTCAGGCCATCGTTGAGGATCTGCTGAAGAGGACGGGGAACGCGGATAATCAGGCGAAGCACATCGAGGTCGGGAATGACGCGGAAAATCGCGCTGACCAGAAGGCTGAGGCTTCGTCTGCGGACTCCGAGACCAGCGCAAGCGAGGACAGCAAGATCGCTTTATTCTTCAAGAGCAATAACAGCGAGTCGAACAATTCCAAGTCGACGTCTTCCTCGGAGGGTAATAAATCCTCCGATTAG
- the LOC107218071 gene encoding chondroitin proteoglycan-2, translating into MKVYVSSFLILALLAVGFGRATRCPKVDGKYAVSIPNYLNCSTFYKCNNGEAVLFECSAGLHYNAEKGVCDWPQSAGCPDPPTEPTTESSTESTTESSTESTTESSTESADVDDVELFVMKHTRVYKPPIHQATSQSAHRIFGNMKAYVYSILALAFLAVAYAVECPEEDGEYVFLFENPSNCSTFYKCSQGVANLMSCSSGLEFNAELEVCDWPENANCSEASVGEDDENDDEVVDDAEADEEDEDEEDEDEEEIEQRKKGDKEENKWIGLIRRCPKVNGVYAVSIPNYRDCRKFYKCDHGKAVPFSCPSGLLYNRNLQVCDWPQNVICRSFIKSTDVVEN; encoded by the exons ATGAAGG TATACGTTTCCTCGTTCCTCATCCTGGCTCTTTTGGCGGTCGGCTTCGGTCGCGCCACTAGGTGCCCAAAGGTAGATGGAAAATATGCAGTCAGCATACCGAACTACCTTAACTGCAGCACATTCTACAAATGTAACAACGGTGAAGCGGTTCTGTTCGAGTGCTCCGCAGGATTGCATTACAACGCTGAAAAGGGAGTATGCGACTGGCCTCAGAGTGCTGGATGCCCTGATCCTCCCACCGAACCCACTACCGAATCATCCACCGAATCAACTACCGAATCATCTACCGAATCAACTACCGAATCATCTACCGAATCCGCAGACGTGGATGATGTCGA GCTGTTCGTAATGAAACATACTCGAG TATATAAGCCTCCGATCCATCAAGCCACATCACAGTCAGCACATCGAATATTCGGCAACATGAAGG CATACGTTTACTCAATTCTTGCCCTGGCTTTCCTGGCGGTGGCCTACGCCGTCGAATGCCCTGAAGAAGACGGTGAATATGTCTTTTTATTCGAAAACCCGTCCAACTGCAGCACCTTCTATAAATGCAGCCAGGGCGTAGCAAATCTTATGAGCTGCTCCTCTGGTTTGGAATTCAATGCAGAACTGGAAGTCTGTGACTGGCCAGAGAACGCCAATTGCAGCGAAGCAAGTGTTGGTGAAGACGATGAGAACGATGATGAAGTTGTCGATGATGCGGAGGCAGATGAGGAGGACGAAGATGAGGAGGACGAAGACGAGGAGGAGATTGAGCAGAGAAAGAAGGGAGATAAGGAAGAGAACAAGTGGATAGGTCTTATCCGCAGATGTCCCAAGGTCAATGGTGTATACGCCGTCAGTATTCCCAACTACCGTGATTGCAGAAAATTCTACAAATGCGACCACGGTAAAGCCGTTCCGTTCTCCTGCCCCTCTGGATTGTTGTATAACAGGAATCTTCAAGTATGTGACTGGCCTCAGAACGTCATCTGCAGATCCTTCATCAAATCCACAGACGTGGTGGAAAATTAA